GATGATAAAGGatttaattgttttaatatatttaaaagaaataaaaaaaacaaaagaacTAAAACACCTTCATATAGCAAAGTTACCTCAATATATCTACATAATCAAATAACCGAAGCACCTTCAAGCAACAACGAATTTCTTCCTATGACATCATTGCAGATCCAAAAAAATCTGCGTGAATTTTCTACAAAAAATCCATATAATTCAAAGATGTTATCACTTTCAAAAGGGTTAAGCTCAGGAGATCAAATTTTAGATGTTAATGAACTTCGTACTTTGGTAGCACCGATATTGGGAATTTCTGCGATTAGCATTGAcccaaaatatataaatcatttatttactttaccatatgataaaaaatcagAAGGAGAACAACTTTCAAATAACAACGAATCCGCTCTTAAGGAGCCATTTATGGTGGGAAATAATAAGCATggcttttttaaaaatagttcATAAGCTTTAAAGCTCTTATCACGATTCAAAGAAAATTTAGACAACGATCcttcaaaattaaaaccacgtgaataatattcatttaataattatattc
This portion of the Plasmodium chabaudi chabaudi strain AS genome assembly, chromosome: 3 genome encodes:
- a CDS encoding fam-c protein; translated protein: MNKRIFILVCIALYALLAVSIHCSEQKASDLGNKTICGIKEINKSNEKNSIESKFEIQLKNNNPKYDEEDDKGFNCFNIFKRNKKNKRTKTPSYSKVTSIYLHNQITEAPSSNNEFLPMTSLQIQKNLREFSTKNPYNSKMLSLSKGLSSGDQILDVNELRTLVAPILGISAISIDPKYINHLFTLPYDKKSEGEQLSNNNESALKEPFMVGNNKHGFFKNSS